The Acropora muricata isolate sample 2 chromosome 4, ASM3666990v1, whole genome shotgun sequence genome contains the following window.
GTCATATGGACAGGCTCACAAAAGTATCCACAGCTCGTTtaacttcatttacattttaataAAGAAATTCAATATTAAAAGCAAAGTTTTGCCAATTACATGACAACACAAACATACAAATAGTTTTAAaggtgaaaaaatcaatatattataattatcaattttgataataattaacataattattattatgttaactAATTATCAAAATGAATACtaaacaagacaaaataaaagaTCTACAATTTACAAACCTCATTAACAATGGCTGAGACAGGCTTGAGCAGATTGCAATGTGCTTCCTCTTTCACCAAAGCTTCGATTCTCCGAGCAGTCAATTTGCCCTTTTTTGGGTCATGATTATGCCTGTGCTTACCTGGAAAAAACATAGCACCCCTTTGTCTAACTAAAGCCCTACAGCTTATCGTTTTAGCACGAGTGGTACAGCGCCAACAAGCCCCCTGAGCTGATTTGTAATTTACGTAGTAGGTATAGCCATTGCTGTCTATGAGCCTTGCATTGCCACGACGATGTCCTCCGTGGTCAAATATCTCATAGGTAACACTCTCTACTTGTTCTGCTTGTTCCTCAATTATCTCTAGTTCAATAATTCTCAAAGATTTCTGAGCTGCAGGGATGATCATTGGCTTGCTTCTCTCACATTCCTGTACTACAGGAATGATTTCTGGTGCATTAATTTCTGGTTGCCACTCTGAAGCAATGGCTTCTGTGGATTCCCGTTTAACAGCAGCAGAAGCAGTTCCGTCTCTTTTTGGTGTCAAGGATACCAAAGTGGAGCTTGGTGCCATTCCGTTACCAAGGTGCACTTCTATTTGTGCTGCGAGCTGTACAAGACCTTTGCACAGTTCTGTAGAAGTAAAATAGAGCAAAACTAATTAATCCCAACTAAAGTGTGTAGTAGTATTTCAAACTGGCAACTTGAGTGGCCCTTGAAAACAACGAGATTGCAACCTGAATTCTAGCCAATTCTGTGTCTTCAAAATGCAGAAAAGgctaaaaatattttaattatgaCCAAGTATAGAATATTTAACAGTATTCAAATCCATGCACATTTTTACaaatatagtaataataaattattagtatAAAGATTTTCCAAGTTTTCAAGTGGTAAGAGGTGACAGCCCATCCCAGCTGTATAAACAGTATTTTGCCCCTGTTGCCTGTTATTGATGACAAAATGTGTCCTAAAATTGTCATAGTGGCTGTGGAAATCACAAGCTGCAGCTAAAGTTTACTTTTGTACATATTAAAATTTGTCTGTACTCATAATGCAGTCAAAACTGTAATTTAATGGAGttaataacaaagaaaatttgtgtTCCATTGAGGGTTTGTGGAAACGTTGCACACACACTCCAGCACATTGGCCCAATTTCTCATGTCTAGAGATGTTTTGCAAGGCACTTGCACCAATTTATCTGTCAGGGGTCTGACTTCCCTTGCATTTTGCTGTGTTGATTCGTGCACTTGCACCAATGCATGCTTTGAGCTAACATTGGTACCCTGTGCAGTCAGTGGTTTTCTGTTGAAGTTGAAACCATGCTTTCGAGGTAGCAACATTCTGCATTCAAGCATAGTTTCTGGGTTGTTCGCCGCCCCTTGCCATTCCCTTCTTCCACTGTATAGTTATATTATATcataacctgcgatcaggcgttcctttactttttgtcggggcgggacAAAAACACAAGGGACGCCTGATAGCAGGTTAATTATATCAGTGTGAGGGGTGTCGCTCTTTCTTTCTGCaagggggctcatggctgggttgtcacaACTTGACAGCCATAGGGGCAGAGTCAActaggagctggctgccaacAGTGGAAGCTCCTAGATGTATGTGGCAGTCTACCTCCATTTACCAATGCTTTTGTTAATTGATCATAAAAGTTAGCTAATGAGTACACAACAATTTAGGCAGTCagtgtaaaaaataaaatcaacctCAACACCACAAAGCTCTAGTTCAAATAATAAGAGAGAGCTACTAACTTACTATATAACAAGTATTCTGGATTCTGCAAATCCTACTTACCACGTATAGAAGTTCCTCCCTCAAAAGCCATAATTTTTCCTTCTGGATCAACAATACTGGAattctttttctccttttcttaGACTTTCCAGCTGCAGGTGAATAAAAGTTCAATTCTGTCAACAAGACTCTAGTCCATAATTTTAGTAAACAGTGTAGTGAGGGGGACAGATGGCCTCCAGCAAGGCTCTCTCAAACTCCCGTTGACCTTGAACTATGGCAAACAGTGGAATTTGCACTAGCAAAATCCGTTGCTAAAAAGATTGACCAACAAAGTAACCCAACCTTATTAAAAGTGCCAACACAATCATCCAAAACACAAGACCTTGGAAACAACATGAAGGTAGCATCAAGACAATTTAAACTAATATGTCATAATCAATCATGATTAAGATCATGATACAACTCCTTCATTTTGATTTCACAAACTCAATATTATTCTAGGCTCCTCGTCGCATATTGCTTAGTCTCAACAAACTGAAGAAAAACAGTCACGTGCACTATTTGCCGTGCCAATTCAAGTTTAGATTAATCAGTTCAACCTCTAGATGTCTCGGTTcaactttaaacaatttttttgtctacCATCAAACAACAATCGATTCCTTTGGTTTCTGGCGATTTAGAAAAAAACTATATACATCAACGCGACTCTTTTCTGTGTTCAGTAGAGAAAACTCAGACGGAGAATTCATCAAAAAATAGGGACGCTGTGCACGGAAAAAGACTGGGCAAATACAATTACCTCGCTTTTAATAGATGTCAAAAGGTTAGAAACTTGCCACAGACGCCAAGATATAACGGTAAATTCCCTATCCAACTGATAACTCAGTTACTATTCCTTTCACAACATGGAGGTCTATGAGACCACGCGGAGTGTGAAGAGTAGGAAGAGGACTGTTGTCTAGAGAAAGAAACAGTTGGTCTTGGTCTTGTCTGACATCTCACAGGCCACCCAGTTCAAATAACGACTTGATTAGTGAGGGCCTCCcgggaggaggggggggggtgcatGTGCCCTTGTTCtctatgaaaatttacagttgttcccttcttcctcaaaaataaattaaggtgttcacttttactgagttcccctgttcccagaaattccgctccatcatgttcccttgatcaccaaaaagTTATATTCCTCACTGTTCCCTACTGTTCCtctaatattttattttttcatggttagttattttcattGGCCTTACCTCGTTAGTCATAGTACAGATACTCCTCGGCAAAACGCCTCTTTCTCCTCCTTGATGacgaaaaaatgagagaaattgtaatactttgccaatattttgtcgtcggaAAGGCCTGTTTCCCTGGTCAGGAAATCAATTTTTCCTTGTTGCcgattataactcaacagtGAAAGTTAATGATCATGTTCCtttgttccctaaaaccccaGGGAGGCCCTCATCAGTTCTCTGACTGGCTGAACTGACCGGCAGCGGAGCGAAATATAAAGTTGGGGAGGGGCTAAAATAAAATTGGACATTCCATTTTTGTCAGCCCCCCCCCTTCAACCCTTTAACTTCCCTTTCATTCGCTGCAACTTCATTTTCAATATGTTGACAGCTTCGCCTTGATGCAGCCGTAACTAATGATTTGATTGTTCTGTTTGGGGGCATTTTTACTAGTGAAACCTCTATCGACAATTGATAAAAATTTGTAAGACCAACAGAATAAAATTACTCATAGCACAACCCACACAAACTGTCTGAACATGTCTAACCAAGGAGTTATGTTTCTTTTTGgttcctgtttcttttttttttaactgaggGCCGGCTGCAACAAAATTGGTTACGCatacaacaaaattattaattaaatgcAGGAAAGCCAAATGGTTCGTTGGAAACCCAGTCTATTAAAGTTTTGTATAAATATTGTTGTTAAGTCTTGATGAGTTGATCTTggtgaaataaaagaaagttcttTTATATTTTACAAAAGTGGGGGAGTTGAGCCATCCCACAAAAAAAAGTGAGTTGCTGGAGTGCATAAATGCATTTCTCCATCCTCCTAAGTAAAGATTTTAAGCGCAAAGTAAATCCCGATTCATGGAAGAGGTACAAAGAATCAGTGTCAAGTCTCCGAGTCGGCAagccaacatggccgccgtttctttgaaCACTCTCTCTATGGTGTGCAAGCTTTTAAGAATCGCTATGAAATTCCATTTAACACTGAACGGCGAGACATCCttgcattttttgtttgtttgcacaTTTAAATAGTTGTATGGGCATAATGTCCTTGTTGCAAAACGAGACGTAACATGATAGGCTGAAAAGAGACATTGGCGAAGTTTCAATTGATCATGGCCGGTTCTTGACGAATGTCAAAGGATAACTGTGTCAAACAGGTAACAACAAAACCTCTTTTCCCCAAAAGGTTAAAAATACTATTAAAATAGTTGATTGAATAAACTTCAATAGATGCTCCCAACGGGTTTTTCAGATCTAATAATAACTAAAATATGCTTTGAACAAAAACTTCTTCAGCTGTTTTTTAAAAATGCGTAGGCAGCGCACGCAATAGAGTTCCAAAAGGTGATAGCGCGATATGAAGATGTGCGCTGTCCCGAGGCCGACCTATAAGCTGGTATCTTCAAGCTATCATTATTTCTCAAATTGCGATCATGGACAAAATACCATTCTGTAAAGCGGTCGCTGAGACAACTAGGAGCTAACCCCTTAACAAACTTGAACTATTGAATACCAACTGTATACATCAAATACTGCTTATAAGAAACCACCTTAACTCTTAAGGATCGGCGTTATGTGGTCAAATTTCCTTGTGCTAGTGATGATTCTTGTTGCAAAATTCTGAACTTCGAGTTctttcaagtgagctatgatcatcgcggttatgaacgcaatttaagcaattgcgtatagaagcctgaaaaagtcaggacttcaacggggtttgaaccccgttgaagtcctgacgttttttttgttgaaccccgttgaagtcctgactttttcaggcttgtatacgcaattgcttaaattgcgttcataactgcgatgatcatagctcacttgatttcaaatccgcagttcaatatatgaaacatttcatatatcacttcatattcGAGTTCTTTGTTGGGTGTGTTAAACAACACTGGTCGGCAGTAGTATAACCCGCTAAAACTAGAGCATTCAAAACAATTTCCAATGTTCTAGTATCAAACACATGTTTCAGCCACTTTATCTAACAAAGACTATGCATGAAGAGACAATGTTGGTAATGTCTTCGTTATAACTCAGCCTAGAGTCCCAGATGTCATGCGATGAAAATTGGGATGACCTATTTTCCTAGCAAGGTGTCATGGAGGTCAGCATGTTGTCTTTGTAGCATGCAATTGTTGAGTGCCAAAGTCTTATTTCGTTCTCTAACACGCTACGATTGAAAATTTTACCGGTGCATTTTATGCAAGGCGAATACAAAATATTCGTTTGCTGTCACTTTCAAGTGCTCGAATACTAGGGGCGCATACCATATGTCAGAGCAGGAAGCCCGAATCAGCTGTTAGCAAATAGAATACGTCACTTCTGCTGAACTGAGAGAGAGCTGTTTATGACCAAGCTGGTTCTCTTTCCAGAATCATCGATCAGTTTGGAAGTACGTATTTACGCATTCATTTGCAAACCAGCTGATCTGGCCGGCCAGTAGTTCTAAGCGCCAAAAGATTGTCATTTGCAGCGTAAAGCCTCTCACACAAATTTTGCCATCCAGGTATTTACATCTGCGCATGCATTTAACAGTTGCTCAGCTGACTTTCTCTGACTCTTGAAGTCTTCCCAGTTCTGAAAAAACTTTGACTGTATTGACCCTAAATTTTGATTCCTTCTTTTAAGCACCTTCTTTTCAGACAGTGTCTTCCTTTGACCACTGAGATTCCCTGCTTCTTTGCGAAGAAAATTAACAAGAACAGTTTtattcaattgtttttcttcaacATCCGAGCGTCCTTCAATGAAGCTCCAGCCCTTCAGACACTCATTCCACCCTTCCACATCTTTATCACTCCGAACAACGGAACAGAACACGCTCCACGTTGAAGGAGGCCAGGTCGTGTTGTATATCCAGGAAGTAGATACATATTGCACAAATAATTGCAGCTGAGAACTTGTGGCTTGGATCCACAGGCGAACAAACATGGCGAGAATTTCTTCTTCAGGTAAAAATGGCAACGCCATGATTTTGCGAAGAAACAGATTAGTTTCCCTGTCACTGATATACGCCGTCTGAAGACCAAGCTCCCGAATCTAGAGTGAAGAAATCGAAATTTCTTTCAgataaaaacaaacttgaaaagaaGACACGAGCTAGACTACAGTGTCAAAAGCTTTGAGAGTTCTGTTTAAACCAGCGAAGCACCACACAATGAGACGCCACGTGTCGTCGACAGAGGTGATCTAAGGATTCTTGTGTATGGCTGTGACAACCATTACGTATAAAATATAGCTTTATTAACGAGTATGTTGTCTGTGTCAGGGAGAAATTTTGCGTCAGGGAGACAGTTTGAGTTGTCTATATAATACGAGGATACTTCCTAGGTCGGTGCTTCAATAGCTCTCAAACACCTGATCAGCAGCTACGGTGGTGtcgtaaaacaaaagaaagcactTTCATCAAATTAGCGCAGTACGAATGTCTGTTTGACAACTATCGCTATTACACTTGACGGTTAACAAACTACCTCATTTCTTTGTGTATAACGGTCTGATGTCCAAAACTTACTTAGTGTTTATCTCACGTGTGGGACACTCCTCACTTCACATTTCGTTTTCAACTTACTTTCTTCCACGCTAACTGGGTCCAGTGGTAAACACATCCCTTGATTGTCGAATCTGGAAGCACCTGGTGTAACACACTCCACAAAGTCTGCTCA
Protein-coding sequences here:
- the LOC136914974 gene encoding uncharacterized protein; the protein is MAFEGGTSIRELCKGLVQLAAQIEVHLGNGMAPSSTLVSLTPKRDGTASAAVKRESTEAIASEWQPEINAPEIIPVVQECERSKPMIIPAAQKSLRIIELEIIEEQAEQVESVTYEIFDHGGHRRGNARLIDSNGYTYYVNYKSAQGACWRCTTRAKTISCRALVRQRGAMFFPGKHRHNHDPKKGKLTARRIEALVKEEAHCNLLKPVSAIVNEILQAQFGSAKPPPDLVKTKLVAKAKRARKIAIDQHHLKLAFEANEDHIPEEFLKGDILKHGKRHLIFATMEQLQLLTKAKIWYIDQTLHCCPGTFEQLLTISAFVSSEDKDAKNVPLVFVLMSSNKRKDYRKVLKKIRDVLPTAPAVRKITVFYEQTLWSVLDQVLPDATITGCVYHWTQLAFKKVS